A window of Sulfurovum riftiae contains these coding sequences:
- a CDS encoding FAD-dependent oxidoreductase, whose product MKVAKKYLVVGGVAGGASVAAKLRRLSEEDHIVMFEKGPHVSFSNCCLPYYLSGTIEKAEDLVLMTPEKFDKQYNIDARVNNEVIAIDREKKEVEVKDLLSGKTYRESYDKLILSPGAQPVKPDLPGIEKVNTFTIRNVVDIDKLQQSIQRIKPKHITVVGGGFIGIETVENLIEAGYNVTLVQSPDQVLKQFDFDLSQIMHKELIDHGVELILGDRVEAFEKDEVILKSGKRFSSEVIVFGIGVTPDSILAKEAGLKLGKRDTIWVDHNYKTSDPDIYAVGDAIQVYNPISREYEMIALAGPALKQARAVAMHIHGIPVVYPGYIGASVVKCFNYNGAAVGLNERAVKALGIEYDYAFVVPKDKVGLMPDSEELHMKLLFEKPTGRIIGAQAIGRGNVDKRIDVISTIMRAKGTIDHLTDLELCYAPPFGSARDVVNMAGFVASNILHGTFKQVHVDKIRSLLEEGAFVIDVREWDEWDVAHIKGATLIPLSELRKRLDEIPKNRPVYLHCRSGQRSYNAVLALQNLGYTNVYNISGGFIELCFYEYYTDKTTGREPIVTAYDFE is encoded by the coding sequence ATGAAAGTGGCAAAAAAATATCTTGTAGTCGGAGGTGTTGCAGGTGGTGCCTCGGTGGCTGCAAAACTGAGAAGGTTAAGCGAAGAAGACCATATCGTGATGTTTGAGAAGGGGCCGCATGTCTCCTTTTCGAACTGCTGTCTGCCTTACTACCTGAGCGGTACCATAGAAAAGGCGGAAGACCTCGTACTGATGACACCTGAAAAGTTTGACAAACAATACAATATCGATGCACGTGTCAACAATGAAGTGATCGCGATAGATCGCGAGAAAAAAGAGGTAGAGGTCAAAGACCTGCTGAGTGGAAAGACTTACAGGGAGTCCTATGACAAGCTGATCCTTTCTCCGGGTGCACAGCCGGTCAAGCCTGACCTTCCGGGTATCGAAAAGGTCAATACCTTCACCATCCGCAATGTGGTCGATATCGATAAGCTGCAGCAATCCATACAGCGTATTAAACCCAAACATATTACCGTGGTCGGCGGCGGCTTCATCGGTATAGAGACTGTAGAGAACCTCATAGAAGCAGGGTACAATGTGACACTGGTACAGTCTCCCGACCAGGTGCTTAAACAGTTTGACTTTGACCTGTCACAGATCATGCACAAAGAGCTTATCGACCATGGTGTAGAGCTGATACTCGGTGACAGGGTAGAAGCATTTGAAAAAGATGAGGTGATCCTTAAATCCGGCAAGCGCTTCAGTTCAGAAGTCATTGTCTTCGGTATCGGGGTGACCCCGGACAGTATTTTGGCAAAAGAGGCAGGGTTGAAGCTGGGTAAGAGAGATACTATCTGGGTCGATCATAACTACAAGACAAGTGATCCGGACATTTATGCGGTGGGTGATGCCATACAGGTGTACAATCCGATCTCCCGTGAGTACGAGATGATCGCACTGGCCGGGCCGGCACTCAAGCAGGCACGTGCCGTTGCCATGCATATACATGGCATCCCTGTGGTCTACCCCGGATATATCGGTGCGTCTGTCGTGAAATGTTTCAACTATAACGGTGCAGCGGTCGGGCTGAACGAACGTGCTGTCAAAGCGTTGGGGATCGAGTATGACTATGCCTTTGTCGTTCCCAAAGACAAAGTAGGGTTGATGCCCGACTCCGAAGAGCTGCATATGAAGCTGCTTTTCGAAAAACCGACCGGAAGGATCATCGGAGCTCAGGCGATCGGACGGGGGAATGTCGACAAGCGGATCGATGTCATTTCGACGATCATGCGTGCCAAAGGGACCATCGATCATTTGACCGATCTCGAACTCTGCTACGCACCGCCTTTCGGTTCTGCCCGTGATGTGGTCAATATGGCAGGCTTCGTTGCCTCCAACATTTTGCATGGTACCTTCAAACAGGTACATGTAGACAAGATAAGAAGTTTGCTGGAAGAGGGTGCCTTTGTCATCGATGTCAGAGAATGGGATGAGTGGGATGTCGCACACATCAAGGGTGCCACACTCATACCGCTTTCGGAGTTGAGAAAACGTCTGGATGAAATTCCGAAAAACAGACCTGTCTACCTGCACTGCCGTTCGGGGCAACGCTCCTACAATGCAGTTCTGGCACTGCAGAACCTGGGCTATACAAATGTCTACAATATATCAGGCGGTTTCATAGAACTCTGTTTTTATGAGTACTACACCGATAAAACAACAGGTAGAGAGCCCATCGTTACGGCTTACGATTTTGAATAA
- a CDS encoding NAD-dependent epimerase/dehydratase family protein — translation MSEKKKVIVTGGAGLLGSAVTHQIVQSGEYTPVVMGRSDNPKRILDIMDQVIYEQGDVGDPATLERGISTHRPEKIYHFATVLGDACETQIDLATKVNVDGFIHMIELVRKYEVEQLLFSSSLTTFGLNLESKTVDDHCLQRPGSYYGVTKLFQEGAGRFFRNKHGVDFRAIRYPAIIGPGSRAGGFVSYTSDIINYALKGEPYTVKFKPDMVLPLVHTKDAARAIIDLGNAPKESIKEVCYLINGVPNPPTAQGLADMVKAKIPTAQTNFEPDPEWQRVLEASALLIDDKYAKTEWGWKPTFDTYDKIIDDFIEAAKQ, via the coding sequence ATGTCAGAAAAGAAAAAAGTCATCGTTACCGGGGGTGCAGGACTGCTTGGTTCTGCCGTGACGCACCAGATCGTACAAAGTGGAGAGTATACACCTGTTGTGATGGGTAGAAGCGACAACCCTAAACGTATTCTGGATATCATGGATCAGGTGATCTACGAGCAGGGGGATGTCGGTGATCCGGCAACACTGGAACGCGGCATCTCTACCCATCGTCCCGAAAAGATCTACCACTTTGCGACCGTACTGGGTGATGCCTGCGAAACACAGATCGATCTGGCGACCAAAGTGAATGTGGACGGGTTCATTCATATGATCGAACTGGTACGCAAGTATGAGGTGGAGCAACTGCTCTTCTCAAGTTCTCTGACCACTTTCGGGCTCAATCTTGAATCCAAAACGGTTGATGACCACTGCCTGCAGAGACCGGGCTCCTACTATGGTGTCACCAAACTCTTTCAGGAGGGAGCGGGGCGCTTCTTCAGAAACAAGCATGGGGTAGATTTCAGAGCGATCCGCTATCCGGCGATCATCGGTCCGGGAAGCCGCGCAGGAGGTTTTGTCAGTTACACCTCGGACATCATCAACTATGCACTCAAGGGTGAACCCTACACGGTGAAGTTCAAACCCGATATGGTGCTGCCACTGGTGCATACCAAAGATGCGGCACGTGCCATTATCGATCTTGGAAATGCTCCCAAAGAGTCTATCAAAGAGGTCTGCTACCTTATCAACGGTGTTCCCAACCCTCCGACTGCACAGGGCCTGGCCGATATGGTCAAAGCCAAGATACCAACCGCACAGACAAACTTCGAACCCGATCCTGAGTGGCAGCGTGTCTTGGAGGCAAGTGCACTGTTGATCGATGACAAGTATGCCAAAACAGAGTGGGGATGGAAGCCGACCTTCGATACCTATGACAAGATCATCGATGATTTCATCGAAGCGGCCAAACAATAA
- a CDS encoding amidohydrolase family protein, whose protein sequence is MQNENEKMDRRDFMKSSALAAAGAVAAVSTAASAAEEKEVDLIKENKFKVIDFRCRPPLKSFGGLFKMRIGMFEKRPNVLANPATFGKAPASVQAFAAGKKEAMDLWWKEIDECGIEAVVVAGRYMEGQPEMSMDTDNLLEYEGKYKDRFYGIAPINIDQPIKKALEKLEKDLKGPIRGCTIEPGYRVVGGPTTLDNPEFFPLYELIQKSGKFLQVQTGAFANPMNWNEPNEIWRMDNVMRQFPKLKLILGHGGYPRITEALALALKWPSVTLSADVYTFWPGGQIYQQNIEMLQDQFVYGSAYPFGNFKETLEQALALPLSDQVFEKYLYHNSRKLLGLES, encoded by the coding sequence ATGCAAAATGAAAACGAAAAAATGGATAGACGTGATTTTATGAAGAGTTCTGCACTGGCAGCGGCAGGTGCTGTGGCTGCAGTCTCTACGGCTGCTTCAGCTGCAGAGGAAAAAGAGGTGGACCTGATCAAGGAGAACAAGTTCAAAGTGATCGATTTCCGATGCCGTCCGCCTTTGAAGTCTTTCGGAGGGCTTTTCAAGATGCGTATCGGTATGTTCGAAAAGCGTCCAAATGTCCTTGCAAACCCTGCAACCTTCGGTAAAGCGCCGGCTTCGGTGCAGGCGTTCGCGGCCGGGAAGAAAGAGGCGATGGATCTCTGGTGGAAAGAGATCGACGAGTGCGGCATAGAAGCGGTGGTCGTTGCAGGACGCTACATGGAAGGGCAGCCGGAGATGAGCATGGATACCGACAATCTGCTTGAGTACGAAGGGAAGTACAAAGATAGATTCTACGGTATCGCTCCCATCAATATCGACCAGCCGATCAAAAAAGCGTTGGAGAAACTGGAGAAAGATCTCAAAGGGCCGATCAGAGGATGTACCATCGAGCCGGGATACCGTGTGGTCGGAGGCCCGACGACACTGGACAACCCCGAATTCTTCCCTCTCTATGAACTCATCCAGAAAAGCGGGAAGTTCCTTCAGGTACAGACCGGTGCCTTTGCCAACCCGATGAACTGGAACGAGCCCAATGAGATCTGGCGTATGGACAATGTGATGCGACAGTTCCCGAAACTCAAGCTGATCCTTGGACACGGTGGATATCCGCGTATTACCGAGGCGCTGGCCCTGGCACTTAAATGGCCGAGTGTCACACTCAGTGCCGACGTCTATACCTTCTGGCCTGGCGGACAGATCTATCAGCAGAATATCGAAATGCTGCAGGACCAGTTCGTCTATGGGTCGGCGTATCCGTTCGGCAACTTCAAAGAGACACTGGAGCAGGCACTGGCACTGCCATTGAGTGATCAGGTCTTCGAGAAGTATCTCTATCACAACTCCAGAAAACTCTTGGGGTTGGAGTCATAA